AGCGACCTTGGTAGGCTCAACTGGCTTCGCAGTTGGTAGCTTGTTTTCAACCGATTTATTCTCTGCTGGCTTATTAGAGGCAACGGCGGTAGGCTCTGTTGTCTTTGGCTCGGCAGGTTTTGTCTCTGGTGCTTTGGGTTTGATATCGACTGCTGCAATGGTATTAACTTTGACAGGATCGGCTGATGGTGCTGTTTTTCCACCACCCACTTTTCTAGAGAATAACTCTCTAACCAACGTTAGCTTAGTTTGTGCATTTGCATTGGTTTTGTCGATTTGTAAGGCTTTGCTGTAAGCTTGGCTGGCCATTTCTGCATAAATATCACCTAAGTTTTCATGCGCAGTAGCATAGCTTGGGTGTGTTTGAATGGCCATCTGAAGCGCTTGGCGCGCTTTGTCGTATTGCTTTTGCTGTGCATATAACACAGCTAGGTTATTGTATGGTTCAGGCAGCTCAGGGAAGTCCTGAGTGAGTCCTTGAAATACTTTGATCGCTTCAGGTGCACGTCCTAACTCTGCCAAGGCGAGGCCTTTGGCAAATCGGACTTGAGCGTCACGAGGGGATTTAGTCAAGAATTGATTCGCACGATCAAGGGCTTGGCTAGTTTGTCCTTGCTTAATCAGTTTGGAAATTTCTTGTGCTTCGTCTGCAAATACATTTCCTGCAAGGGCAATTAGCAATGGAAGTGCCAGTAGCGAACTCTTTTTCATGTTAGAAGAATATTCTTGTCCTGTTATAACTGACTGATTCTACCAACATAAAAGCATTCCCCACAATTATTTGATGCAGTGATTGTTAGGGCAAATGCTATAATTTTGCGATTACATAATCAGATCGTTATTTTGAGATCAGTTTTTGCATCCGTAGTGAATGCGTAAAGCAAGAGACAGATCGGATATCTAAGAGTTCAAATGTACTTCAACTTTTCACCAATTTGGACAACGGTCCTTCTTCTTATCTGTTCAAACGTCTTCATGAGTTTTGCGTGGTACGGTCATTTGAAGACCTTAGGGCAGTCCCCCTGGTATATCGCCGCCTTGATTAGTTGGGGGATTGCGTTATTTGAATATTTGCTACAGGTACCTGCAAATCGAGTTGGCTTTACCGTGCTTAACTTGTCACAGTTAAAGATTTTACAAGAAGTGATTAGCTTGTCTGTGTTTGTGCCATTTGCTGTCTTTTACATGAACCAGCCTTTTAAGTGGGATTATGTCTGGGCCGCCGTGTGCATGGTTGGGGCGGTCTATTTTATGTTTCGGAATTAAGCCAAGTTTTCCCCTGTTTGCTGCTTTCAGGTAGAATCAGGCGCAATATTTCTATTTATTAGATCTGCCACTGGCAATTGCTGGTTGGGTAGATTGATTTTATATAAGCGATTTTTCTAGATTATGAGTGATACGCCAGTCATTTCTAACTTCATCCGTAACATTATTGATGCCGATTTATCTGCTGGGAAACATCAATCTATTGTTACTCGTTTTCCTCCAGAGCCAAATGGATACTTGCATGTAGGCCATGCTAAGTCGATCTGTTTAAACTTTGGATTGGTTCAAGCTGAGAACCCATACCCTGGCGTTTGTAATCTTCGATTCGATGATACCAATCCAGAGAAAGAGTCAGATGAGTATGCTCGTTCGATCGCAGAAGATGTGAAGTGGATGGGATTTGAGTGGAATGGTGATATTCGCCATGCCTCTGACTATTTTCCTCAGTTGTTTCAATTTGCAGTTGAATTGATTCAAAAAGGTTTGGCATACGTTTGTGAGTTAAATGCTGAAGAAATGCGCGCTTATCGTGGTTCTTTAACTGAGCCAGGTAAAAACAGCCCATATCGTGATCGTAGCGTGGAAGAAAACTTAGATTTATTCACACGGATGAAAAATGGAGAGTTTCCAGATGGAAGCAAGACATTACGATTAAAAATCGATATGTCTTCAGGAAACGTAAACCTGCGCGATCCTGTGATTTACCGTATTCGTCGCGCGCATCATATTCGCACAGGTGATGATTGGTGCATCTACCCAATGTATGACTATACACATTGTATTTCAGATGCATTAGAAGGGATTACGCATTCTCTATGTACTTTAGAGTTTGAAGATCATCGCCCATTGTATGACTGGGTGCTAGATAACATTAGTATCGATTGTCACCCGCGACAGTACGAGTTTTCACGTCTTGAATTGTTGTACGCACTGACGTCTAAGCGAAAGCTAAATCAACTCGTGACAGAGGGAATTGTTTCAGGGTGGGATGATCCGCGTATGCCGACAATTTCTGGCATGCGTCGCCGTGGTTACTCGCCAGAGGGTATTCGCCTGTTTGCACAGCGTTGTGGTATCTCAAAAAGCGAAAATGTGATTGATTACTCGGTGCTAGAAGGTGCGGTTCGAGAGAAGCTAGAAGCAGAGGCACCTCGTGTCATGGCAGTACTAGACCCAATTAAAGTGACATTGACTAACTATGATGAGGCGGTCACTGCAAGCCGTAGTGCACCATTCCATCCTCATCATCCTGAGTTTGGCGAACGAGAGGTGCCGATTTCTCGCCAAATCTGGATTGAGCAAGATGACTTTGCAGAAGTGCCGCCACCAAAATGGCAGCGTCTAACCGCCGGTGGCGAGGTTCGCTTGCGATACAGTTATGTTATTAAGTGTGAAGAAGTAATTAAAGATGCAAGTGGGAAAGTAATTGAGTTGAAATGCTCAATTGATCATGACACTTTAGGCCAGAACCCGGTTGGTCGGAAGGTTAAAGGGGTGATTCATTGGGTGTCTGCCGAGCATGCGATTGAAGCGGATGTGAGATTGTACGACCGACTGTTCTCCGTTCCTCGTCCTGATGCTGTACGTGGTGAAGATGGCGAATATGTAGACTTTAAACAGTTTATTAATCCTAACTCGCTAACGACTGTGACGGCCTATGTAGAATCGTGTGTTTTAGCGGCTGAGCCAGAGATGCGCTATCAATTTGAGCGGTTGGGCTACTTCTGCACAGATCGCTATGAGCATGTGGCCGATAAGAAACCGATTTTCAATCGTACCGTGACCTTAAAAGATTCGTGGGCAAAAGAACAAGCCTAACTAAAGCTTTGTGTTTTCCACGTAATTAAGTATTGAATTGTTTCTTGAAAGCGGTTGCTTTCAGGGTTGTAGATAAAGTGAAGAATCATGCTGACTGTTTATAATAGTCTTTCTCGTCAGAAAGAAACCTTTATTCCAATCGAGGCAGGCAAAGTGCGTATGTACGTCTGTGGAATGACGGTGTATGACTATTGCCACATTGGCCATGCGCGTATGTTGGCTGCGTTTGATGTGATTTATCGCTGGCTAAAAGCGTCTGGTCTTGATGTGACTTACGTGCGCAATATCACTGATATTGACGATAAAATCATCAAGCGGGCGGCGGAGAATGGCGAAACGATTGGTCAATTGGTCGATCGTTTTGTTGTTGCCATGCATGAAGATACGGCCGCTTTGCGTTTGCAGCCCCCATCGTTCGAGCCACGTGCCACCGAGCATGTACCGGGTATGATCGAGTTAATTAACAAACTGATTGCCAATGGTCGTGCTTATCCCGCAGATAATGGGGATGTGTATTACGCTGTGCGTGAGTTTGCTGATTACGGCAAGTTGTCTGGCAAATCGTTAGATGATTTGCGTGCTGGAGAGCGTGTTGGTGTGGATCCATTTAAGCGAGATCCTCTCGATTTCGTTTTATGGAAGTCAGCAAAGCCAGGAGAGCCTAGTTGGCCGTCTCCTTGGGGAGAGGGTCGCCCAGGATGGCATATCGAGTGTTCGGTAATGAGTTGCCATCACTTAGGTGAGCATTTTGATATTCATGGCGGCGGTGAAGATTTGCAATTCCCTCACCATGAAAATGAAATTGCACAAAGTGAAGGTGCGCATAACCACGCCTACGTAAATTACTGGCTTCATAACGGGTTTATTCAGGTGGATGGTGAAAAAATGTCCAAATCATTGGGCAATTTCTTCACTATTCGTGATGTGCTCGAACATTTTGATGGTGAAGTGGTGCGATTCTTTATTGTACGCAGTCATTATCGTAGCCCAGTTAACTATTCGGACAAGGTGCTAGAAGATGCGCAGCAAGCGCTGACTAGGCTTTACACCGCGCTTCGTGGGGTGTCGCTGGCACAGGAATCTGCGGTTGACTGGTCAAACGCCTATGCTGCGCGTTTCCAGTCAGCAATGAACGATGATTTCAATACGCCAGAAGCTGTTGCTGTGTTGTTTGATTTGGCCGGCGAGGTTAATCGAACGAAAGATGCGGGCGCAGCAAGGCTATTAAAAACGTTGGCTGGTTTGCTTGGTTTGTTAGAGCGAAACCCTGATGAATTTTTGCAGGGTGGGGCAAAGGCGCAAGACGGACTATCTGCCGAAGCGATTGAAGGGTTGATTCAAGAACGATTGGCGGCAAGAAAGGCCAAGAACTTCGCGGAGTCTGATCGCATTCGCGATTTGTTGAGCTCACAAGGGGTTGTGCTAGAAGATGGTCCGCAAGGCACAACTTGGCGTCGCCAATAAGTCATTGTATTGACTGTGTTTGAAAACAAAAAAGAGAGGCGTTCCTCTCTTTTTTGTTTTTTCAGCATAGGGGATTACTCGCAGTGAAACTTCCCTTTTGCATAGCGCTGACCGCCCGTCACTGCGTTGTGAATGCCTTCGCTCAATTCATCAAAAACCACTTTCGGCGTTTTCCCACTGCAATAAGGCTGGGTAACTTCTTCGACGGCAAATTTCAAATTGCTGGTGAGTCCAAGTGTGCTGGTAAATACGGTGAAGCGCCAGTGGTTGGGGGACAGGGCTTCTACATTCCTGTCTAGCGACAATCCATTTTGTTGCGAAAACCAGCGACCGGTATCGGTAGCTTTCTGTAATGTGCAAGCGGAAAGAAGGGCAAAGCTTGTGGTCGCAAGACAAGCCATTTTTGCAAAATTCATTTCTGAAACCGTTCACTTATCATGGATACATATCATTTTATGTTTTGTAGCCTTTCATGTCATTAGTCTCCTCTGTGCATTAACAATCGTTAAATCAATTTAACTCCACCCTGAATCGCTATTTTGATCAGATTCTATTGATTTTGGGCAATTTCCCCACCAGTTGAATTGTAAAAGTTTCATGACATGCGAGTTTAGGTAATACCTTCTAATTGTGCGCTATGTGCTTCATTTTAAAGGATATTTCTTAAAAATAATTAACGCGCTAAGTCATTGTTGTATAAGGGAAAAACCTGATTATCCGCCTTGACCAAGGGTTTTTTTTTCTCTATAGTGGTAAAAGGTGGGGGAAAGTGGGTATTTGTGGTGCCATTTCCCCGTGCAGATAAGAGAGGATTCTGTGAAATTTCGGGGCAGCGCAACGCTAAATCTAGATAGCAAGGGACGCTTGGCGATCCCCGCACGCTATCGTGATTCGCTTGCGGAAGTTTCACAAGGAAAACTTGTCTTAACTGCTGATCCAAGTAAATGTCTTTTGTTATATCCAGAGCCAGAGTGGGGTCCAATTGAGGAGCGCCTAAATCAGGTGTCAAGTTTCAATCCTCAGTTGCGTGCTTATCAGCGCGTGGTAGTGGGTTATGCCGAAGATGTAGAAATGGATTCCGCCGGTCGTATTCTGGTATCGCCGGAGTTACGTGCTTTTGCTGGTTTGGACAAACGGGTTGTCTTAATTGGTCAAGGCAAAAAATTTGAATTGTGGGATGAACTCGGTTGGCAGCGGCAGTGTGATGTGGCGCTGGAGTATAGCGCAAACGGTCTACCTGCTGAGCTAGAAGGGTTCTCTCTATAATGTCCGCACAAAATAAACACGTCACCGTCATGCTGGACGAAGCGGTGGCGGGCCTCTCTGTAAAGCCGGATGGCATTTATGTTGATTGCACCTTTGGGCGAGGTGGTCATAGCCGTCTGATTCTTTCTCAGT
This Leeia speluncae DNA region includes the following protein-coding sequences:
- a CDS encoding tetratricopeptide repeat protein, whose amino-acid sequence is MKKSSLLALPLLIALAGNVFADEAQEISKLIKQGQTSQALDRANQFLTKSPRDAQVRFAKGLALAELGRAPEAIKVFQGLTQDFPELPEPYNNLAVLYAQQKQYDKARQALQMAIQTHPSYATAHENLGDIYAEMASQAYSKALQIDKTNANAQTKLTLVRELFSRKVGGGKTAPSADPVKVNTIAAVDIKPKAPETKPAEPKTTEPTAVASNKPAENKSVENKLPTAKPVEPTKVAAAKPIETKPTSAADTKATTAKTAEKSPDDSKQVLRSVDAWAQAWSGQKVSSYLGAYGKDFRPPKGQNRKAWEEERRDRLSAPKSIAVDVSDANVTFVDGNTAKVTFKQSYKSDSLSSTTGKTLMMTKSGDRWVITEERVGR
- a CDS encoding DMT family protein, which encodes MYFNFSPIWTTVLLLICSNVFMSFAWYGHLKTLGQSPWYIAALISWGIALFEYLLQVPANRVGFTVLNLSQLKILQEVISLSVFVPFAVFYMNQPFKWDYVWAAVCMVGAVYFMFRN
- a CDS encoding glutamine--tRNA ligase/YqeY domain fusion protein encodes the protein MSDTPVISNFIRNIIDADLSAGKHQSIVTRFPPEPNGYLHVGHAKSICLNFGLVQAENPYPGVCNLRFDDTNPEKESDEYARSIAEDVKWMGFEWNGDIRHASDYFPQLFQFAVELIQKGLAYVCELNAEEMRAYRGSLTEPGKNSPYRDRSVEENLDLFTRMKNGEFPDGSKTLRLKIDMSSGNVNLRDPVIYRIRRAHHIRTGDDWCIYPMYDYTHCISDALEGITHSLCTLEFEDHRPLYDWVLDNISIDCHPRQYEFSRLELLYALTSKRKLNQLVTEGIVSGWDDPRMPTISGMRRRGYSPEGIRLFAQRCGISKSENVIDYSVLEGAVREKLEAEAPRVMAVLDPIKVTLTNYDEAVTASRSAPFHPHHPEFGEREVPISRQIWIEQDDFAEVPPPKWQRLTAGGEVRLRYSYVIKCEEVIKDASGKVIELKCSIDHDTLGQNPVGRKVKGVIHWVSAEHAIEADVRLYDRLFSVPRPDAVRGEDGEYVDFKQFINPNSLTTVTAYVESCVLAAEPEMRYQFERLGYFCTDRYEHVADKKPIFNRTVTLKDSWAKEQA
- the cysS gene encoding cysteine--tRNA ligase; protein product: MLTVYNSLSRQKETFIPIEAGKVRMYVCGMTVYDYCHIGHARMLAAFDVIYRWLKASGLDVTYVRNITDIDDKIIKRAAENGETIGQLVDRFVVAMHEDTAALRLQPPSFEPRATEHVPGMIELINKLIANGRAYPADNGDVYYAVREFADYGKLSGKSLDDLRAGERVGVDPFKRDPLDFVLWKSAKPGEPSWPSPWGEGRPGWHIECSVMSCHHLGEHFDIHGGGEDLQFPHHENEIAQSEGAHNHAYVNYWLHNGFIQVDGEKMSKSLGNFFTIRDVLEHFDGEVVRFFIVRSHYRSPVNYSDKVLEDAQQALTRLYTALRGVSLAQESAVDWSNAYAARFQSAMNDDFNTPEAVAVLFDLAGEVNRTKDAGAARLLKTLAGLLGLLERNPDEFLQGGAKAQDGLSAEAIEGLIQERLAARKAKNFAESDRIRDLLSSQGVVLEDGPQGTTWRRQ
- the mraZ gene encoding division/cell wall cluster transcriptional repressor MraZ yields the protein MKFRGSATLNLDSKGRLAIPARYRDSLAEVSQGKLVLTADPSKCLLLYPEPEWGPIEERLNQVSSFNPQLRAYQRVVVGYAEDVEMDSAGRILVSPELRAFAGLDKRVVLIGQGKKFELWDELGWQRQCDVALEYSANGLPAELEGFSL